In Oncorhynchus clarkii lewisi isolate Uvic-CL-2024 chromosome 16, UVic_Ocla_1.0, whole genome shotgun sequence, one genomic interval encodes:
- the LOC139368199 gene encoding 7-methylguanosine phosphate-specific 5'-nucleotidase-like isoform X3: MRDRIRVEETIQAMQRAGPDALQVISDFDMTLSRFAHNGKRCPTTHNILDNDLLINDTCKKMIRELLNTYYPIEIDATRTVEEKLPHMVEWWTSVHELLIQQKIRRDLLAQAVKQSSAMLREGYKVFFDRLQEQQVPLLIFSAGLGDILEEVIRQNHVFHPNVHVISNYMDFDQSGVLRAFKGQLIHTFNKREGALLHAAHFRELKERPNVLLLGDSLGDLTMADGVAHTQHALTIGFLNDQVEERKESYVNSYDIVLVKDETMDVPNAILNYITTAPAK, from the exons ATGAGGGACCGCATCAGAGTGGAGGAGACCATACAGGCCATGCAACGAGCCGGGCCAGATGCCCTCCAG GTGATCTCGGACTTTGACATGACCCTCAGCAGATTTGCCCACAACGGGAAGAGGTGCCCCACCACTCACA ATATACTGGATAACGACTTGCTCATCAATGACACCTGTAAGAAAATG ATTAGGGAGTTGTTGAATACCTACTACCCCATTGAGATCGACGCAACTCGCACCGTTGAGGAGAAGCTTCCTCACATGGTGGAGTG GTGGACCAGTGTCCATGAGCTGCTGATCCAACAGAAGATCAGGAGGGACCTGCTGGCTCAGGCAGTGAAGCAGTCCAGTGCCATGCTCAG GGAGGGCTACAAGGTGTTCTTCGACCGGCTGCAGGAGCAGCAGGTTCCTCTGTTGATCTTCTCGGCTGGCTTGGGGGACATCCTGGAGGAAGTGATCAGGCAGAACCACGTCTTCCACCCCAACGTCCACGTCATCTCCAACTACATGGACTTTGACCAGAGC GGTGTACTGCGGGCGTTCAAAGGCCAGTTGATCCACACGTTCAACAAGAGAGAGGGCGCTCTGCTCCACGCGGCCCACTTCAGGGAGCTCAAAGAGCGGCCCAACGTGCTACTGCTAGGGGACTCTCTGGGAGACCTCACCATGGCCGATGGGGTGGCCCACACTCAGCACGCCCTCACCATAGGCTTCCTCAATGACCAG gtggaggagaggaaagagtcaTACGTCAACTCATACGACATCGTCCTGGTCAAGGATGAAACCATGGACGTCCCCAACGCCATCCTCAACTACATCACCACTGCGCCGGCCAAGTGA
- the LOC139368199 gene encoding 7-methylguanosine phosphate-specific 5'-nucleotidase-like isoform X1 encodes MIYHIPWIYLPVRTVLAIWHQLTKSEIPELAKASVLMRDRIRVEETIQAMQRAGPDALQVISDFDMTLSRFAHNGKRCPTTHNILDNDLLINDTCKKMIRELLNTYYPIEIDATRTVEEKLPHMVEWWTSVHELLIQQKIRRDLLAQAVKQSSAMLREGYKVFFDRLQEQQVPLLIFSAGLGDILEEVIRQNHVFHPNVHVISNYMDFDQSGVLRAFKGQLIHTFNKREGALLHAAHFRELKERPNVLLLGDSLGDLTMADGVAHTQHALTIGFLNDQVEERKESYVNSYDIVLVKDETMDVPNAILNYITTAPAK; translated from the exons ATG ATATACCACATCCCCTGGATATATTTGCCAGTAAGGACTGTCCTAGCAATCTGGCACCAGCTGACAAAGTCTGAG ATCCCAGAGCTGGCCAAGGCCTCTGTGCTGATGAGGGACCGCATCAGAGTGGAGGAGACCATACAGGCCATGCAACGAGCCGGGCCAGATGCCCTCCAG GTGATCTCGGACTTTGACATGACCCTCAGCAGATTTGCCCACAACGGGAAGAGGTGCCCCACCACTCACA ATATACTGGATAACGACTTGCTCATCAATGACACCTGTAAGAAAATG ATTAGGGAGTTGTTGAATACCTACTACCCCATTGAGATCGACGCAACTCGCACCGTTGAGGAGAAGCTTCCTCACATGGTGGAGTG GTGGACCAGTGTCCATGAGCTGCTGATCCAACAGAAGATCAGGAGGGACCTGCTGGCTCAGGCAGTGAAGCAGTCCAGTGCCATGCTCAG GGAGGGCTACAAGGTGTTCTTCGACCGGCTGCAGGAGCAGCAGGTTCCTCTGTTGATCTTCTCGGCTGGCTTGGGGGACATCCTGGAGGAAGTGATCAGGCAGAACCACGTCTTCCACCCCAACGTCCACGTCATCTCCAACTACATGGACTTTGACCAGAGC GGTGTACTGCGGGCGTTCAAAGGCCAGTTGATCCACACGTTCAACAAGAGAGAGGGCGCTCTGCTCCACGCGGCCCACTTCAGGGAGCTCAAAGAGCGGCCCAACGTGCTACTGCTAGGGGACTCTCTGGGAGACCTCACCATGGCCGATGGGGTGGCCCACACTCAGCACGCCCTCACCATAGGCTTCCTCAATGACCAG gtggaggagaggaaagagtcaTACGTCAACTCATACGACATCGTCCTGGTCAAGGATGAAACCATGGACGTCCCCAACGCCATCCTCAACTACATCACCACTGCGCCGGCCAAGTGA
- the LOC139368199 gene encoding 7-methylguanosine phosphate-specific 5'-nucleotidase-like isoform X2, with protein MIPELAKASVLMRDRIRVEETIQAMQRAGPDALQVISDFDMTLSRFAHNGKRCPTTHNILDNDLLINDTCKKMIRELLNTYYPIEIDATRTVEEKLPHMVEWWTSVHELLIQQKIRRDLLAQAVKQSSAMLREGYKVFFDRLQEQQVPLLIFSAGLGDILEEVIRQNHVFHPNVHVISNYMDFDQSGVLRAFKGQLIHTFNKREGALLHAAHFRELKERPNVLLLGDSLGDLTMADGVAHTQHALTIGFLNDQVEERKESYVNSYDIVLVKDETMDVPNAILNYITTAPAK; from the exons ATG ATCCCAGAGCTGGCCAAGGCCTCTGTGCTGATGAGGGACCGCATCAGAGTGGAGGAGACCATACAGGCCATGCAACGAGCCGGGCCAGATGCCCTCCAG GTGATCTCGGACTTTGACATGACCCTCAGCAGATTTGCCCACAACGGGAAGAGGTGCCCCACCACTCACA ATATACTGGATAACGACTTGCTCATCAATGACACCTGTAAGAAAATG ATTAGGGAGTTGTTGAATACCTACTACCCCATTGAGATCGACGCAACTCGCACCGTTGAGGAGAAGCTTCCTCACATGGTGGAGTG GTGGACCAGTGTCCATGAGCTGCTGATCCAACAGAAGATCAGGAGGGACCTGCTGGCTCAGGCAGTGAAGCAGTCCAGTGCCATGCTCAG GGAGGGCTACAAGGTGTTCTTCGACCGGCTGCAGGAGCAGCAGGTTCCTCTGTTGATCTTCTCGGCTGGCTTGGGGGACATCCTGGAGGAAGTGATCAGGCAGAACCACGTCTTCCACCCCAACGTCCACGTCATCTCCAACTACATGGACTTTGACCAGAGC GGTGTACTGCGGGCGTTCAAAGGCCAGTTGATCCACACGTTCAACAAGAGAGAGGGCGCTCTGCTCCACGCGGCCCACTTCAGGGAGCTCAAAGAGCGGCCCAACGTGCTACTGCTAGGGGACTCTCTGGGAGACCTCACCATGGCCGATGGGGTGGCCCACACTCAGCACGCCCTCACCATAGGCTTCCTCAATGACCAG gtggaggagaggaaagagtcaTACGTCAACTCATACGACATCGTCCTGGTCAAGGATGAAACCATGGACGTCCCCAACGCCATCCTCAACTACATCACCACTGCGCCGGCCAAGTGA
- the LOC139367281 gene encoding kelch-like protein 10, translated as MACNIFNELRLEEKLCDVVIKVEGVEFSAHKTILCGCSSYFRALFTSGWNPCEKRMYTIPGVSPEIMRMLIEYAYTRTVPVTADNVELLLEAADQFSILGIVQACCHFLETQLCLENCIGICKFADFYSCPELQRRALFFILHHFEEIVCCSQEFLELSLAQLLDLIKKDDLNVRQENTVFEAILRWIAHTPASRRHWISVLLPKVRMALMNADYFINHVRNNSLVKGSDECKPIILNALKAIYELNMHGPSISSNPLRRPRLPYAILLAIGGWSGGNPTNVIEAYDTRADRWATIAQEESPRAYHGSAYLNGFVYCLGGFDSVEYFNSVRKFNPITCTWHQVAPMHSRRCYVSVTVLDGCIYAIGGFDGYGRLTSVERYEPKTNQWTLVAPMHEKRSDASATTLHGKVYVCGGFNGTECLFNAESYCPKTNQWTPIANMSRRRSGVGVIAFKEHLYAVGGFDGANRLKTAAVYNPLDNTWSALPTMFNPRSNFGIAVVDDLLFVVGGFNGFNTTYNVECYDGKTDEWYDAHDMPTFRSALGCCVVPGLPNVAQYAAPRDSPMLLADEWNTPSSKTRLASNL; from the exons ATGGCCTGCAACATTTTCAATGAACTACGCCTGGAAGAGAAACTCTGCGATGTGGTCATCAAAGTCGAGGGAGTTGAGTTCAGTGCCCACAAGACTATCCTGTGTGGATGCAGCTCGTATTTCCG TGCTCTGTTCACCAGTGGCTGGAACCCCTGCGAGAAACGTATGTACACCATCCCAGGTGTATCTCCTGAGATTATGAGGATGCTCATCGAGTACGCCTACACCCGGACCGTCCCGGTCACGGCGGACAACGTGGAGTTGCTCCTAGAGGCAGCAGACCAGTTCTCCATCCTGGGCATCGTGCAGGCCTGCTGCCACTTCCTGGAGACCCAGCTGTGTCTGGAAAACTGCATCGGCATCTGCAAGTTTGCCGACTTCTACTCCTGCCCGGAGCTGCAGCGCCGAGCACTGTTCTTCATCCTGCACCACTTTGAGGAAATCGTCTGCTGCTCCCAGGAGTTCCTGGAGCTGTCTCTGGCCCAACTCCTCGACCTCATCAAGAAGGACGACCTGAACGTGAGGCAGGAGAACACTGTGTTTGAGGCCATCCTGCGCTGGATCGCCCACACTCCTGCCAGCCGCAGGCACTGGATCTCTGTGCTACTGCCAAAG GTGCGAATGGCTTTGATGAATGCTGACTACTTTATAAACCATGTGAGGAACAACTCCCTGGTGAAGGGCAGCGATGAATGCAAACCCATCATCCTCAACGCCTTAAAGGCCATATACGAACTCAACATGCACGGCCCCTCCATTTCCAGTAATCCGCTGAGGCGACCTCGCCTGCCCTACGCCATCCTACTAGCTATCGGCGGCTGGAGTGGAGGCAACCCGACCAATGTCATCGAAGCATACGACACGAGGGCCGACCGTTGGGCGACCATAGCGCAGGAAGAGAGCCCACGGGCTTACCACGGTTCTGCGTACCTCAACGGCTTCGTCTACTGCTTAGGCGGCTTTGACAGCGTGGAATACTTCAACAGCGTCCGCAAGTTCAACCCCATCACGTGCACCTGGCACCAAGTTGCACCGATGCACTCGCGGCGCTGCTACGTCAGCGTGACAGTGTTGGACGGCTGCATTTATGCCATAGGCGGTTTCGATGGCTACGGGCGTCTTACAAGTGTGGAGCGGTACGAGCCTAAGACAAACCAGTGGACCCTGGTAGCACCGATGCACGAGAAGAGGAGCGATGCCAGTGCCACCACACTGCATGGCAAG GTGTACGTCTGTGGAGGCTTCAATGGGACCGAGTGCTTGTTCAATGCAGAGAGCTACTGTCCGAAGACTAACCAATGGACCCCGATTGCCAATATGAGTCGCCGCCGCAGTGGGGTCGGCGTCATTGCATTCAAGGAGCACCTCTATGCA GTCGGAGGCTTTGACGGCGCCAACCGTCTGAAGACCGCAGCGGTCTACAACCCACTGGACAACACCTGGAGCGCCTTGCCCACCATGTTCAACCCACGCAGCAACTTTGGCATCGCCGTGGTGGATGACCTGCTCTTCGTGGTGGGCGGCTTCAATGGTTTCAACACCACCTACAACGTGGAGTGCTACGACGGGAAGACAGACGAGTGGTATGACGCCCACGACATGCCCACTTTCCGCAGTGCCCTCGGTTGTTGCGTCGTGCCCGGCCTGCCTAACGTGGCACAGTATGCTGCCCCCCGCGACTCCCCAATGTTGCTCGCTGACGAATGGAACACACCTTCCTCCAAGACCAGGCTGGCCTCAAACCTATAG